In a genomic window of Arachnia rubra:
- a CDS encoding ABC transporter permease, whose translation MSRRVQVLLIIVVVAAVTIASCLPHADPMQVDLVNVLTGPSQAHPLGTDQLGRDLWALTAAGYWRTLVVVAATCVTSLLIGLPCGLAAGYRGGWLDAVIMTITDLTMVIPSFVAALIVTSVAGLTPLTAGMVLGLFGAGPYVNQVRALTRTVRSRDYVQVELLLGSPAHTILATHVLPAIKSPLSSYFGATASGAVLSYAGLAFIGLGLDTTTPDWGTMLYTYRSQTDNPMLILTPAAGILLLASFFHIVFDPARS comes from the coding sequence ATGAGCCGCCGCGTCCAGGTCCTGTTGATCATCGTGGTCGTCGCCGCGGTGACCATCGCCAGCTGCCTGCCGCACGCTGACCCGATGCAAGTGGACCTGGTCAATGTCCTCACCGGCCCCAGCCAAGCTCATCCCCTCGGCACTGACCAGCTGGGCCGCGACCTGTGGGCGCTGACCGCGGCAGGTTACTGGCGCACCCTGGTCGTGGTCGCCGCAACCTGTGTGACCAGCCTGCTCATCGGGCTTCCCTGCGGGCTGGCGGCCGGATACCGGGGCGGCTGGCTTGACGCCGTGATCATGACGATCACCGATCTGACGATGGTGATCCCAAGCTTCGTCGCCGCGTTGATCGTCACCTCGGTGGCCGGCCTGACGCCACTGACCGCCGGAATGGTGCTTGGGTTGTTCGGAGCCGGACCCTATGTGAACCAGGTACGGGCATTGACCCGTACGGTCCGTTCCCGTGACTACGTGCAGGTGGAGCTACTGCTTGGCTCCCCGGCTCACACCATCTTGGCCACACATGTGCTGCCGGCCATCAAATCACCGTTGTCCAGCTATTTCGGCGCGACCGCATCAGGTGCGGTGCTGTCCTACGCGGGACTAGCCTTCATCGGTCTGGGCCTCGATACGACGACACCAGACTGGGGCACCATGCTCTACACCTACCGGTCCCAGACGGACAATCCGATGCTGATCCTCACCCCGGCCGCTGGCATCTTGCTGCTGGCATCGTTTTTCCACATCGTCTTCGACCCGGCACGATCATGA
- a CDS encoding ABC transporter permease produces the protein MTRFRGISGVARQVGLALLASVVIFIVTRALPRTPMQVYLETHGQPVTPEALEALSRRWGLDGPLTGQYLRWITGFLTGDWGESISSGTQVSAEFLSRLPASLAIGLGGVTLAFILSYPLGMLAYTRGGLWDGLTRVLAIAGQAVPSFLVCTLIIAVLGVKLRWIPFYRLPPERAVVAPMLVVGLYSLGQLSRIAYAHAEQQAAEPYVTAAVSRGFTRSQVLWRDAWRPVVYGLVSAVIAKMAWVIGGTAVVEYVFAVPGISTYLISSISSRDYTVVQSYLMVLVLWMFATRVVLGLVLNRLDPRSR, from the coding sequence GTGACCCGCTTCCGCGGCATCAGTGGCGTGGCCCGCCAGGTGGGTCTGGCTCTCCTGGCGAGCGTCGTCATCTTCATCGTCACCCGGGCCCTGCCCAGGACCCCGATGCAGGTCTACCTGGAGACCCACGGCCAGCCGGTCACCCCAGAGGCCCTTGAGGCATTGAGCAGACGATGGGGCCTGGACGGGCCGTTGACTGGTCAATACCTGCGGTGGATCACCGGTTTCCTCACCGGCGACTGGGGCGAGTCCATCTCGTCCGGGACGCAGGTGAGCGCGGAGTTCCTGAGCCGGCTGCCGGCGTCGCTGGCGATCGGCCTGGGCGGGGTGACGCTGGCATTCATCCTGTCCTATCCGCTCGGCATGCTGGCCTACACTCGCGGTGGCCTGTGGGATGGGCTGACCCGGGTGCTGGCCATAGCTGGGCAGGCCGTTCCCAGCTTCCTGGTGTGCACGCTGATCATCGCCGTGCTCGGGGTGAAACTGAGATGGATACCGTTCTACAGGCTGCCCCCGGAACGGGCTGTGGTGGCGCCGATGCTCGTCGTCGGGCTCTACTCGCTCGGCCAGCTTTCCCGGATAGCCTATGCGCACGCTGAACAACAGGCGGCGGAACCATACGTCACGGCGGCGGTCTCCCGCGGTTTCACCCGCTCGCAGGTCCTGTGGCGCGATGCCTGGCGTCCTGTTGTCTACGGACTGGTGAGCGCAGTGATCGCCAAGATGGCCTGGGTCATCGGCGGCACGGCTGTCGTTGAATACGTCTTCGCGGTACCCGGCATCAGCACCTATCTGATAAGCAGCATCTCCTCGCGTGACTACACCGTGGTGCAGTCCTATCTCATGGTGCTGGTGCTGTGGATGTTCGCCACCCGCGTCGTCCTGGGCCTTGTCCTGAACCGGCTGGATCCGAGGTCACGATGA
- a CDS encoding ABC transporter substrate-binding protein yields MNKPRRPDMSRPTHLLSPFRPLALVLSLLLALLTGCSGSATPASSEAGGDKSPIVIGQTSVLSSLDPFKKSWGLTAAGVGEYVFMLQPDGTQTSRFVEKVERVGDNDWTMTVKDGPKFSDGSAVDAQALADCLNSIQKNNSLSNASAGVISFTAEGTTLKAHTEGPTADLSSVLGEWSNVVFKAGSDGNNFFTGPYQVKSFTAETILELTPNPQYPDASRRPDVTIKAFKDVDAMKLALQSSSIDMAFTITPDVAGQLEGQSGIHVKSIDAGYQYFGRPNLVSGPLTDLKVRSALDLGLDRTAYLTALKGGTVANGAFAHYYSFAGTENLTTNPEEANRLLDEAGWVKSSDGIRAKDGQQLSLRLVTYAMRPDLSIIMQIMVSQLKELGIAATTSVVDDIQGAVKEGNYDLALWAQHTAPTGNPSFFLNQFFRSGAASNLNGYSSPTTDEMLDRLAALPAGADRDTLAVEVQHQLRTDEAVLYLVDPQWHIGVTDRLASYQPYCGDYYVVDAKLGLS; encoded by the coding sequence ATGAACAAGCCCCGGCGGCCTGACATGTCCAGGCCCACGCATCTCCTCTCGCCGTTTAGGCCACTGGCCCTCGTACTCTCCCTGCTGCTGGCTCTTCTGACCGGCTGCTCGGGCTCGGCAACGCCCGCATCCTCCGAGGCAGGAGGGGACAAGTCGCCGATCGTGATCGGCCAGACGAGCGTATTGTCCAGCCTTGACCCGTTCAAGAAGAGCTGGGGACTCACCGCCGCAGGCGTCGGCGAGTACGTGTTCATGCTCCAGCCTGACGGCACCCAGACGTCCCGTTTCGTCGAGAAGGTGGAGCGTGTGGGCGACAACGACTGGACGATGACCGTCAAGGATGGCCCGAAATTCTCCGACGGCTCGGCAGTGGACGCCCAGGCCCTGGCCGACTGCCTCAACTCGATTCAGAAAAATAACTCGCTGTCCAACGCCTCGGCCGGTGTCATCAGCTTCACAGCCGAGGGAACCACCCTCAAAGCCCACACCGAGGGCCCGACCGCAGACCTGTCGTCGGTGCTTGGCGAATGGAGCAACGTGGTCTTCAAGGCGGGCTCTGACGGAAATAACTTCTTCACCGGGCCCTACCAGGTCAAGTCCTTCACCGCTGAAACCATCCTCGAATTGACCCCGAACCCCCAGTATCCTGACGCCAGCCGTCGCCCGGATGTGACCATCAAGGCATTTAAGGACGTCGATGCCATGAAGCTTGCCCTGCAAAGCAGCAGCATCGACATGGCCTTCACCATCACTCCTGACGTCGCCGGCCAGCTGGAGGGACAAAGCGGCATCCACGTGAAGTCAATCGATGCTGGCTACCAGTACTTCGGACGCCCCAACCTGGTCAGCGGGCCATTGACTGACCTCAAGGTCCGGTCGGCTCTCGACCTGGGACTGGACCGCACAGCCTATCTGACGGCATTGAAGGGCGGGACCGTGGCCAACGGTGCTTTCGCCCACTACTACAGCTTCGCAGGCACCGAGAACCTGACCACCAATCCGGAAGAGGCCAACAGGCTGCTCGACGAGGCCGGCTGGGTCAAGAGCAGCGACGGCATCAGGGCGAAGGACGGCCAGCAGCTGAGCCTGCGCCTGGTGACCTATGCCATGCGTCCCGACCTGTCGATCATCATGCAGATCATGGTCTCCCAGCTCAAGGAGCTCGGGATCGCAGCCACCACGAGCGTGGTCGACGACATTCAGGGCGCTGTGAAGGAAGGCAACTACGACCTCGCCCTGTGGGCCCAGCACACCGCGCCCACCGGCAACCCGTCGTTCTTCCTGAACCAGTTCTTCCGTTCGGGCGCGGCCTCCAATCTCAATGGGTACTCCTCGCCCACGACCGACGAGATGCTCGACCGGCTTGCCGCGCTGCCCGCCGGCGCCGACCGGGACACCCTGGCCGTCGAGGTCCAGCACCAGCTTCGCACCGATGAGGCTGTGCTGTATCTGGTCGATCCGCAATGGCACATCGGGGTCACTGACCGCCTGGCCAGCTATCAGCCCTATTGCGGTGACTACTACGTCGTGGACGCCAAACTTGGGCTGTCCTGA
- a CDS encoding helicase-related protein: MGDVFAPGVVVVVRDEEWLITQVEETGDGPVISASGLSELVRGQEAVFYPALDTIEVSDPRQARVRADDSPRYRRSRLWLESMLRKTPVPLGDASLTVSTGMLANPLGYQQHAVAQALDPASLRPRILLADAVGLGKTLEIGMILAELIRRGRGERILVVTPRHVLEQMQHELWTRFAIPFVRLDSQGVARVKQKLPASRNPFTYFRRVIISIDTLKQERFIHDLRRHRWDAVVIDESHNVTNSETQNSRLASVLAPQTDALLLASATPHNGKASSFANLIRLLDPTAVSGDGELDLDQVRQLTIRRHRHSPEVAEEVGADWAERREPDNRLVPASAAENALTDELVATWLYPASGVSPYSGSGRTLFPWTLAKAFLSSPAALHETITSRLSRLGNTAAAYTEATALRRLDELNKACDASSAKYDELLRYLRGIGVSAASPVRAVVFSERVATLGWLADRLTRDLRLKPDQVEVLHGGLADDAQQEIVESFKQEHSPIRLLITGDVASEGVNLHRQCHHLIHFDIPWSLIRIEQRNGRIDRYGQRRRPEITTLLLDLASPRFAGDVRVLASLVRREHEAHLALGDAASLMGRYSVADEEEAIRQVLAGAREFDEVVADPASAGDDAEDWLQQLLDSPPAQEAAVRQAEEQRLYERPVDFLRDALREYYPNPEEAPSGRDQGGVAWREHPAQHLVEFTPPADLRQRLEVLPKGYLTERTVLERLRLVTDRGIARTLLEAALSDPTGSSWPEAHFLGPLHPVLDWAADRALARLSRNEIFAVRGDVDAPRVLLNGTLLNRRGQVVASSWLAARFELTQPMVTPYASAGQMLADAGLVTERMNPGPVELPGRDLIGPAVEAAEGHLDRTMVAAREDVERRVAAWVRRAETWQAEADALIQRGAVRQRRSLVEQQERLSRDMSPDRQLVRPLLVVLPDDTLEATDGR, translated from the coding sequence GTGGGCGATGTATTCGCTCCTGGGGTGGTCGTGGTGGTCCGCGATGAGGAATGGCTCATCACCCAGGTGGAGGAGACCGGCGACGGCCCGGTGATCAGCGCGTCGGGGCTCTCGGAGCTGGTGCGCGGCCAGGAGGCGGTGTTCTATCCCGCGCTCGATACCATCGAGGTCAGCGATCCGCGGCAGGCCAGGGTCAGGGCCGACGACTCGCCCCGATACCGGCGTTCCCGGCTGTGGCTTGAGTCGATGCTGCGCAAGACCCCTGTCCCGCTGGGCGATGCCTCCCTGACGGTCTCGACCGGCATGCTCGCCAATCCCCTGGGATATCAGCAGCACGCCGTTGCGCAGGCCCTCGATCCCGCGTCCCTGCGTCCCCGGATCCTGCTGGCCGACGCCGTCGGGCTGGGCAAGACCCTGGAGATCGGCATGATCCTGGCCGAGCTGATCCGGCGCGGCCGGGGTGAGCGGATCCTCGTGGTGACCCCGCGCCACGTGCTGGAGCAGATGCAGCACGAGCTGTGGACGCGGTTCGCGATCCCGTTCGTGCGTCTCGACTCGCAGGGTGTGGCGCGGGTCAAGCAGAAGCTGCCGGCCAGCCGGAACCCGTTCACCTATTTCCGCCGGGTCATCATCTCCATCGACACCCTCAAACAGGAGCGGTTCATCCACGACCTGCGCCGTCACCGCTGGGACGCCGTCGTGATAGACGAGTCGCACAACGTGACGAACTCCGAGACGCAGAACAGCCGGCTCGCGAGCGTCCTCGCACCGCAGACCGACGCGCTGCTGCTGGCGTCCGCCACCCCGCACAACGGGAAGGCCAGCTCGTTCGCGAACCTGATCCGGCTCCTGGACCCGACCGCGGTCAGCGGTGACGGGGAGCTCGACCTCGACCAGGTCAGGCAGCTGACGATCCGGCGGCACCGCCACAGCCCCGAGGTCGCCGAGGAGGTGGGCGCCGACTGGGCCGAACGCCGCGAACCCGACAACCGGCTCGTGCCCGCCTCCGCCGCCGAGAATGCCCTCACCGACGAGCTGGTCGCCACGTGGCTGTATCCGGCTTCTGGTGTCAGCCCCTACTCCGGCAGCGGCAGGACGCTGTTCCCCTGGACCCTGGCCAAGGCCTTCCTCTCGTCGCCGGCCGCGCTGCACGAGACCATCACCAGCCGACTCTCCCGCCTCGGCAACACGGCAGCTGCCTACACCGAAGCCACCGCCCTGCGACGCCTGGACGAGCTCAACAAAGCCTGCGACGCCTCGTCGGCGAAATATGACGAGCTGCTGCGCTACCTGAGGGGCATCGGTGTCAGCGCTGCCTCGCCGGTCAGGGCGGTGGTGTTCAGCGAGCGCGTCGCGACCCTCGGCTGGCTCGCTGACCGCCTCACCCGCGACCTGCGGCTCAAGCCGGACCAGGTCGAGGTCCTGCACGGCGGCCTGGCCGACGATGCCCAGCAGGAGATCGTGGAGAGTTTCAAGCAGGAGCACTCCCCCATCCGGCTCCTGATCACGGGGGACGTGGCCAGTGAGGGCGTCAACCTGCACCGGCAGTGTCACCACCTGATCCACTTCGACATCCCCTGGTCGCTGATCCGCATCGAGCAGCGCAACGGCCGCATCGACCGGTACGGGCAGCGGCGGCGTCCGGAGATCACGACCCTGCTGCTCGACCTCGCCAGCCCGCGGTTCGCGGGCGATGTGCGGGTGCTGGCCAGTCTCGTCCGCCGCGAGCATGAGGCGCACCTGGCGCTGGGTGACGCGGCGAGTCTGATGGGCCGCTACAGCGTCGCCGACGAGGAGGAGGCGATCCGGCAGGTCCTGGCGGGGGCCAGGGAGTTCGACGAGGTGGTGGCGGATCCCGCCTCCGCCGGTGACGATGCTGAGGACTGGCTCCAGCAGCTCCTCGACTCGCCGCCCGCGCAGGAGGCCGCTGTCCGGCAGGCGGAGGAGCAGCGGCTGTACGAGCGTCCCGTCGACTTCCTGCGCGACGCGCTGCGCGAGTACTACCCCAACCCGGAGGAGGCGCCGTCGGGACGCGACCAGGGCGGTGTCGCGTGGCGCGAGCATCCGGCCCAGCACCTGGTGGAGTTCACCCCGCCCGCGGACCTGCGGCAGCGGCTGGAGGTGCTGCCCAAGGGCTATCTGACGGAGCGGACGGTGCTGGAGCGGCTTCGCCTGGTGACCGACCGGGGCATCGCGAGGACTCTCCTGGAGGCTGCGCTCAGCGACCCTACCGGCTCCTCCTGGCCGGAGGCCCACTTCCTGGGGCCGCTGCATCCCGTCCTGGACTGGGCCGCGGACCGTGCCCTGGCGCGGCTGTCGCGCAACGAGATCTTCGCCGTCCGCGGTGACGTCGATGCCCCGCGGGTGCTGCTGAACGGCACCCTGCTCAACCGCCGCGGCCAGGTGGTGGCGTCGTCTTGGCTGGCTGCCCGCTTCGAGCTCACCCAGCCGATGGTGACCCCGTATGCCTCGGCTGGCCAGATGCTCGCGGACGCCGGGCTGGTGACCGAGCGCATGAATCCCGGGCCGGTGGAGCTGCCCGGCCGCGACCTCATCGGCCCCGCCGTCGAGGCCGCGGAGGGGCATCTGGACAGGACTATGGTCGCGGCCCGGGAGGACGTCGAACGCCGCGTCGCCGCCTGGGTGCGGCGCGCGGAGACCTGGCAGGCCGAGGCCGACGCCCTCATCCAGCGCGGCGCGGTGCGGCAGCGCCGCAGCCTGGTGGAGCAGCAGGAACGCTTGAGCCGCGATATGAGTCCCGACCGGCAGCTGGTGCGGCCGCTGCTGGTGGTGCTGCCCGACGACACCCTGGAGGCGACCGATGGCCGATAG
- a CDS encoding class I SAM-dependent DNA methyltransferase: MADSDALLIVEDWISEHYFTTDADRESFRAQVLARAKQWKSASGQTTESRFTATRSSLAAGLAALYSDDDPSAAAADAIHAELLRILGYVPGPYETEVSGPVRWLRSPSLPTTLAVVAARPAAALEDLFAKDAPTLAEPFVTDSLDEIVSASRLVSHLFLADDQVRFALILAGRWLVVAEASRWPEGRYLAVDIQTVAERGDARRGGEIQRALTALDAESLAPDAEGDIWWDGVLEESVRHTVGVSADLREGVRTSIEIIANEVVDRRRARGLAPLPAADAQPLALQSLRFLYRILFLLYAEASPQLRILPVGDPDYARGYSLDRLRELIQVELTSASLQGTHLYESLGVLFRLVNHGHSPRGDGGIQRGLEFQGLRADLFQPGATALIDEVGLGNGALQEVLRRLLLSRERAGRERGFISYVELGINQLGAVYEGLMSYSGSFATEDLYEVAPDGNPEKGSWVVPVRRCEHLREGDFVTDTDPVTGQRTRRRYGRGQFVFRLSGRERQRSASYYTPEVLTRFTVSQALAELLGDDLPAERILSLTVCEPALGSGAFAIEATRQLAEEYLRRRQEELGVRIDPDDYAAELQRVKAYIALHNVYGVDLNATAVEFAEITLWLDTMAPGLAAPWFGLRLQRGNSLAGASRACYTRAQVNDRTWLTTPPAAVPLTDIAERVAQNRQELSGVDGRIHHWLLPAAGWGATAESKEAKALVPERVKRLKAWRRGLKTKPSKQQLNKLVAIAHQADELWALAYRRLHVAEQESARDIPLFGREPSGHGSRVTREQIEQSLADENGAYRRLRRMMDAWCALWFWPLTGREVEPPTLGQWITAAEGILGAERPAREKHALPGQEQLTPTDAWTALADQEDFVLISGSARPVEEVLEEHPWLKVCEQVAARQGFFHWQLDFATVFGRGGFDLQVGNPPWVRPDVDIEALLAEGDPWWQLALKPSEAAKREKRAESLALPGVADSVLDGENEIIALREFVSDITTYPILSGLRPDLYRCFMARTWKHISKQGVIALLHPETHFTDENAGLLRKEVYERLRRHWQFGNDLKLFAEIDNHNSYGVHIYGASNSNINFIQAANLYHPETAERSFHHDGSGEEPGAKHEGHWDQRPHAARLQHVTIETLEMWRDLLEPPNSPASRTRMLYTVNRTAARVLAKLGTAPRVGSLGLEFSAGWNEKTDRVKGRFIQEWGRVDSWDEAILQGPHIFVGNPASKSPNSTLKSNKDWSPINLEILAPDALPVTAYKPAGSREEYDTRYGDWKTGPVRDHYRVAWRAMAANRGERTLIPAIIPPGATHVHTVSSLGTGNMPRDLVIVAGSLSTLLNDFAVRSSPKSAITMDVIRRQAIPPLDHPLLPRLLLRTLRLNCLTDAYADVWEEVWDPVFAEDEWLLPPGYEGAPRMGDVGSRWTPATPLRRDIDRRNALVEIDALMATMLGVTADELCTIYRTQFAVLHGYDQTSYIFDANGRIVPNPVLVAWRKKGGRITQEERTHPHPGGKTYTYDLPFAPRNRETDFRTAITALRSKQKGH, encoded by the coding sequence ATGGCCGATAGCGACGCACTCCTGATCGTCGAGGACTGGATCAGCGAGCACTACTTCACCACCGACGCCGACCGCGAGTCGTTCCGCGCCCAGGTGCTGGCGCGTGCCAAGCAGTGGAAGTCCGCCAGCGGCCAGACCACCGAGTCCCGGTTCACCGCCACCCGCTCCAGCCTGGCTGCCGGCCTGGCGGCCCTCTACAGCGACGATGATCCCAGCGCCGCCGCGGCCGACGCCATCCACGCCGAGCTGCTGCGGATCCTCGGCTACGTTCCCGGCCCCTACGAGACCGAGGTCAGCGGGCCGGTGCGGTGGCTTCGCTCCCCCAGTCTGCCCACCACACTCGCTGTCGTGGCGGCCCGGCCCGCGGCAGCCCTGGAGGACCTGTTCGCCAAGGACGCCCCGACCCTCGCCGAGCCTTTCGTCACCGACTCCCTGGACGAGATCGTCTCGGCGTCGCGGCTGGTCAGTCACCTGTTCCTGGCCGACGACCAGGTGCGGTTCGCGCTGATCCTGGCGGGACGGTGGCTGGTGGTGGCGGAGGCGTCGCGCTGGCCGGAGGGCCGCTACCTGGCCGTCGACATCCAGACAGTGGCCGAGCGCGGCGACGCCCGCCGCGGCGGCGAGATCCAGCGCGCGCTGACGGCCCTCGATGCCGAGTCGCTGGCGCCTGACGCCGAGGGTGACATCTGGTGGGACGGGGTGCTGGAGGAGTCGGTGCGGCACACCGTCGGGGTGTCGGCGGATCTGCGGGAGGGGGTGAGGACCTCCATCGAGATCATCGCGAACGAGGTGGTGGACCGGCGGCGCGCCCGCGGCCTGGCGCCCCTCCCGGCGGCGGACGCACAACCGCTGGCGCTGCAGTCGCTGCGGTTCCTCTACCGCATCTTGTTCCTCCTCTACGCGGAGGCTTCGCCGCAGCTGCGGATCCTGCCGGTCGGTGACCCCGACTACGCCCGCGGCTACTCCCTGGACCGGCTGCGGGAGCTGATCCAGGTGGAGCTGACCTCGGCGTCTCTGCAGGGGACGCATCTGTACGAGTCGCTGGGGGTGCTGTTCCGGCTCGTCAACCACGGCCACAGCCCGCGGGGCGATGGCGGCATCCAGCGTGGCCTGGAGTTCCAGGGGTTGCGCGCCGACCTGTTCCAGCCCGGGGCGACGGCCCTCATCGACGAGGTGGGCCTGGGCAATGGTGCTCTGCAGGAAGTGCTGCGGCGGCTGCTGCTCAGCAGGGAGCGGGCCGGGCGGGAGCGCGGTTTCATCTCCTATGTGGAGCTGGGCATCAACCAGCTGGGCGCCGTCTATGAGGGGTTGATGAGCTACAGCGGCTCGTTCGCCACCGAGGATCTGTACGAGGTCGCGCCCGACGGCAACCCGGAGAAGGGGTCGTGGGTGGTGCCGGTGCGACGCTGCGAACACCTCCGCGAGGGCGACTTCGTCACCGACACCGACCCGGTCACCGGGCAGCGAACCCGCCGCCGCTACGGTCGCGGCCAGTTCGTGTTCCGGCTGTCCGGGCGGGAGCGGCAGCGTTCCGCGTCGTACTACACCCCCGAGGTGCTGACCCGCTTCACGGTCTCCCAGGCCCTCGCGGAGCTTCTCGGCGACGACCTGCCCGCCGAGCGCATCCTCTCACTGACGGTGTGCGAGCCGGCGCTCGGGTCGGGGGCGTTCGCCATCGAGGCGACCCGCCAGCTGGCTGAGGAGTATCTGCGCCGCCGGCAGGAGGAGCTGGGCGTGCGGATCGACCCCGACGACTACGCCGCCGAGTTGCAGCGCGTCAAGGCGTACATCGCGCTGCACAACGTCTATGGGGTGGATCTGAATGCCACCGCGGTGGAGTTCGCGGAGATCACGCTGTGGCTGGACACCATGGCCCCTGGCCTGGCTGCGCCGTGGTTCGGGCTCAGGCTACAGCGCGGCAACTCCCTCGCCGGGGCCTCCCGCGCCTGCTACACGCGGGCGCAGGTGAATGACAGAACCTGGCTGACTACCCCGCCGGCGGCGGTGCCGCTGACTGACATCGCTGAGCGGGTCGCGCAGAACCGGCAGGAGCTGAGCGGTGTCGATGGACGCATCCACCACTGGTTGCTGCCCGCCGCGGGGTGGGGTGCGACGGCGGAGTCCAAGGAGGCCAAGGCACTCGTCCCGGAGCGGGTCAAGCGGCTCAAGGCGTGGCGGCGAGGCCTCAAGACCAAACCGTCGAAACAGCAGCTGAACAAGCTGGTGGCGATCGCCCACCAAGCCGACGAGCTGTGGGCTCTGGCCTACCGCCGGCTGCACGTCGCCGAGCAGGAGTCTGCCCGCGACATCCCATTGTTCGGGCGGGAGCCATCGGGGCACGGGTCACGGGTCACGCGGGAGCAGATTGAACAGAGCCTCGCCGACGAGAACGGGGCCTACCGCCGGCTGCGGCGCATGATGGACGCGTGGTGTGCGCTGTGGTTCTGGCCGCTCACCGGCCGGGAGGTGGAGCCACCGACCCTGGGCCAGTGGATCACCGCGGCGGAAGGCATCCTGGGAGCCGAGCGCCCAGCAAGGGAGAAACACGCCCTGCCCGGCCAGGAGCAGCTGACCCCCACCGACGCCTGGACCGCGCTGGCCGACCAGGAAGACTTCGTCCTCATCAGCGGCAGCGCCCGGCCTGTCGAGGAGGTCCTTGAGGAGCATCCCTGGCTCAAAGTCTGCGAACAGGTCGCAGCCCGGCAGGGCTTCTTCCACTGGCAGCTGGACTTCGCCACCGTCTTCGGCCGCGGCGGCTTCGACCTCCAAGTCGGCAACCCACCCTGGGTGAGGCCCGACGTGGACATCGAGGCTCTGCTTGCCGAGGGGGATCCCTGGTGGCAGCTGGCGCTCAAGCCCTCCGAGGCCGCCAAACGCGAGAAACGAGCCGAGTCCCTGGCCCTTCCTGGAGTCGCCGATTCTGTGCTCGACGGCGAAAACGAGATCATCGCCCTCCGCGAATTCGTCTCCGACATCACCACCTACCCCATCCTCAGCGGACTCCGCCCAGACCTCTATCGCTGCTTCATGGCACGCACCTGGAAGCACATCTCAAAACAAGGTGTCATAGCCTTGCTGCATCCGGAAACCCACTTCACTGATGAGAACGCAGGTCTTCTCCGCAAAGAAGTTTATGAACGATTGCGACGACACTGGCAATTCGGCAACGACTTGAAGCTTTTCGCAGAAATAGATAACCACAACTCCTACGGCGTACACATTTATGGGGCCAGTAACTCCAACATCAATTTTATTCAGGCAGCTAACCTATATCATCCTGAAACAGCAGAGCGCTCCTTCCACCACGATGGATCCGGGGAAGAGCCTGGAGCCAAACATGAAGGGCACTGGGACCAGCGTCCACATGCCGCCCGCCTTCAGCATGTAACGATTGAGACTCTTGAGATGTGGCGGGACCTCCTCGAACCACCAAACAGCCCCGCATCTCGGACACGAATGCTGTACACCGTCAATCGCACTGCGGCCAGGGTGCTGGCGAAGCTTGGGACAGCGCCCCGAGTGGGTTCTCTTGGGCTTGAATTCTCGGCTGGCTGGAACGAGAAGACCGACCGTGTAAAGGGGCGTTTTATCCAGGAATGGGGACGAGTTGACTCCTGGGATGAGGCGATCCTGCAGGGACCACATATTTTCGTAGGCAACCCGGCTTCCAAATCACCCAATTCCACGCTCAAGTCAAACAAGGACTGGTCCCCTATAAACCTGGAAATCCTCGCCCCTGATGCCCTGCCCGTCACCGCCTACAAACCCGCTGGCAGCCGCGAGGAGTACGACACCAGGTACGGAGACTGGAAGACCGGACCAGTCCGAGACCACTACCGGGTCGCCTGGCGCGCCATGGCGGCTAATCGCGGTGAACGCACCCTCATACCAGCCATCATTCCCCCAGGAGCTACGCACGTACACACTGTCAGTTCCCTAGGAACTGGAAATATGCCACGAGATCTAGTCATAGTTGCTGGTTCCTTGTCAACGTTGCTCAATGATTTCGCGGTGCGATCTTCACCAAAAAGCGCAATCACCATGGATGTCATTCGTCGACAAGCAATCCCACCCCTGGACCATCCGCTGCTGCCTCGGCTTCTTCTGCGGACTCTGAGGCTGAATTGCCTCACGGATGCCTATGCCGATGTGTGGGAGGAGGTCTGGGATCCGGTGTTCGCGGAAGATGAGTGGCTGCTGCCTCCGGGGTATGAGGGTGCTCCGCGTATGGGTGATGTCGGCTCGCGGTGGACTCCGGCGACGCCGCTGCGCCGGGACATCGACCGCCGCAATGCCCTGGTCGAGATTGACGCGCTGATGGCCACGATGCTCGGCGTCACGGCCGATGAGTTGTGCACCATCTACCGCACCCAGTTCGCGGTCCTCCACGGCTACGACCAGACCAGCTACATCTTCGACGCCAACGGCCGCATCGTCCCGAACCCGGTCCTGGTCGCCTGGCGCAAGAAGGGCGGCCGCATCACCCAAGAGGAACGCACCCACCCCCACCCAGGCGGCAAGACCTACACCTACGACCTCCCCTTCGCCCCAAGAAACCGCGAAACCGACTTCCGAACAGCCATAACCGCCCTCCGGTCCAAGCAGAAAGGTCACTAG